The sequence CAAAGATAACCTCTCCGGACTGAGTTGCTTCTACAGCAGCCAGTTTATGGGGATCTCCCTTGGTCATATCTGTCGCGGAAAAAAAGAGCACCGTGGCAATTACACCTGAGGAAAGAGCCACGATGATCGTTTGATATAACTGATTAGTGCTGGGCAGTCCATCAATTTCAAGTCCTAGAACTGCCAAGATAAGCCAAAAGGGCATACTGGCCAGGGTCATTCCCAGGACTCTCTGATAAGTATCAAACTTCTGCCCGCAGGCTGCCATCATTTTACGGTTACCTAAGGGGTAAGCAAAGGCAGCTAAAATCACCGGTACAATTCCCAACATCATTTCCTTGGTGGTTAACTCGCCGGCTTGTTGGATTTCAATTAATCCAATGCCAACTAAAATCAGCAGAGAGATGATCATTCCGCGAATAGGAATTTTTGAACGAACTCTTTGGGTACTGCTGCCTACTTTCAGATCTAAGTAAAACAGCGGAGCAAGTAAGGAACCGGCCACAATGGTAATCTGCCACATACTGGCCACAAGCCAGGCAGGCCCAAAGGCTGCAGCAAAGCACAAGGGGGCATAAAACAGACCGAAGCCAACAGTACTCCAGATCAGCCAGACCCCAGGCCTTTTGCCCAAATCCATTAACAAGGGTTTAAAATTTCCTCGGATAATCACGATCAGCAGCAGCGGAGGCACCATAAAGAGATATCTAAGAACCGCACTCCACACCCAACTCCCGCCGGAAAGATCCATTGCCCGGTTCAAGACAAAGGTAACTGCAAAAAACAATGATGCTAAAATACCCAGCAGAACAGATTTCAAAACTTTTCCTCCCTAACCTAAGTACAGTTGATCTATTTAACACAACAGCGCCTGTTATTCTTTCTTTTTCAGATGATCTTAATCCGATACGAAAGCGGGGCCCTGGATATTCCCAGCACTTCCCTTATTCAGCTGGCCAAATTCTACAAAACCAGTATTGATTATCTATTGGGCCTTACCAATAATAAGAGGCCCAGACGCACTGTTTCTCGCCACAGCTATAGAAGAAAAAGCGGATGCATTTATTACCAATGATGTTCGACTACAAGGGATCGAAAATATTGAAATAGTACTCATAAATGCTTTTGTTGAGTAGCCGAGGGAAGATAACATCTTTCCTCTTATGATTTTATTAGAAATAATCCTAATTACCAAGACTCATTAGATATTTGCACAGACTAATAATACAATCCTTAATTTCAGGTATTGCTATTGCCGTGAAAAAGACACCGCTAACAGCAATTATTGCCGTAACAACACTAAGACGCCTTTGATATTTGATCTGAATAGCATCCTCGGCAAACTCTAGTTTCTCTCTTGCCTTCTTTACAAATCCATTTATGCCGAGTTTATCAAGAATGATATCCGTTAGTTCAGACATGGCATCAATATTAATATTAGTAGCCTTATTAATGATTTCGATTAAATTCTTGCGGTTCTCAATAATATCCTTCATGCTATTGTCGACACTATAAAAGTCTTTTTTCAGGTAGTCTTGGATAATCACCGAAAGTATGCTGGCTCGTTCCATGGCCAGTAAGGCACCATGCTCAAGTCCGGCTATATCCGGATGTGAGCCAAACCTGTCTTCAGCCTCATAATCCTTGAAACAATCGGCAATTCTCAGCTGGTACTTTTCATAGTTTTTATGGAGTTCGGTATTAAGTAAATTCACCAAAAGAACCCCTGTATTGGAAACATAAATCCTGAAATGCTCTCTCGAACCAAAATTATCTTTCAAATGGTTTAAGGCAAATCTTTGAGGAATAAACGGATACCCTTCATCACTTACCAACAGACCATAAAGCTCCCTGGCATACTTGCTTTCAATTTTCTCAAATAATCCTAAAGACTCCTCCACATTATCTATCCCTTGAACCTCCAGAAGCATCAGTTTCTTCTTACATAAATTTTCACTTTCAGCCGGATTTTCTGGATCTCCTGCATATTTTTTAGAAATTGTTTCACTTACGAAGGTTTGGTAGATGGCATTATTTAATTGACTAAAAGACTTATATTTAGGGGGATTGAAAGCTTGGAAAAATCCCTGAAAATTAAAATCAATCTTCTTTTTATCATACTGAATAATTTTCCGCAGAAAAATTAATTCATCAACAGCTAGATCTCCGATAATTATATTCGTAAAAAAAATATTGACAATATCTATTCCGGGATAAACGAAGGCAAAAATTTCAGCTTCATATTCATGATGAAAACAGCTATCTTCTATGCGAAAGGCATAACTTCCTAAACGAAACATGATAATATTTAGCTGCTTTGGTTTATGGCTATATTTCAGGTCATCCTTGAACAAAAAGTCTTGAAACTCTTTGAAATTCTTGACCCATTTCTTTTCCGCTTCTTCTTTTTGTTCTTCCGCAACTTCGACCTTAATGTATTGTTTGTTTAGTAGAGCAATAAGTTTCTCAAGAGGAATATCCTGAAGTTTAAGGATAGCACTTTCCAATAAAATAGCTCTGACATCTCTTAATATCACCCCGAACTCTGCCGACATTGAGTTACCCCCTGCCCTTTAATCCAAAATCGCAAGTAATCATGAAAGAATTCGCTTCATTTGACCGTTTTCCTACTTCTTATCCATAATTTTTCTTTTCATCTGATAGTAAGACTCGATGTACAACTTTAGTTGAACGAGTTCACTAATATACAAAAGTAATCTCGGATATTCTGTCGTCCCTGAAAGGTAAAGCGGTCGCCGAATTTGCAGTGTTTGTGCAATTAATGATAAACTGAACTTACAGAATATTTACATTACTGAAAGGCAGGTTGTGATATGCACGCACATGCTAACAAAAAATCCTTCAGCTTGGTTCGACAAAGAAAACGTTCTCAAGCCGAAGTCAAAAGGGAACTTCGATTAGTCGATGGTAAGGTTTATAAGTTATGTGTTGAGGATGGAAAAATCATCCTAGCCCCTAAAAAACTTATTCCAGACGACCAGCAATACCTCTGGACTGAGGAACGGCAAGTTGCAGAACTGGAAGCTCAAGCTGAAATGCAAACCGAATACGTTAACCATTTTGACTCAATGGAAGATTACCTGAAAAATTTGGAAAAGAAAGATAAGGCTCCTGTCCCCAAGCCTCACTAACTAGTCAAAAACAAGAATCCTCAAGACATTTGTCTTGAGGATTCTTACTTTGACCTAGAGAGAATCAACCCCTACACCTTAGCCAA comes from Desulfosporosinus meridiei DSM 13257 and encodes:
- a CDS encoding DMT family transporter, which gives rise to MKSVLLGILASLFFAVTFVLNRAMDLSGGSWVWSAVLRYLFMVPPLLLIVIIRGNFKPLLMDLGKRPGVWLIWSTVGFGLFYAPLCFAAAFGPAWLVASMWQITIVAGSLLAPLFYLDLKVGSSTQRVRSKIPIRGMIISLLILVGIGLIEIQQAGELTTKEMMLGIVPVILAAFAYPLGNRKMMAACGQKFDTYQRVLGMTLASMPFWLILAVLGLEIDGLPSTNQLYQTIIVALSSGVIATVLFFSATDMTKGDPHKLAAVEATQSGEVIFALIGELVFLQGVFPNTVSFIGITLVIIGMMLHSFLSNVKEKHQ